One window from the genome of Cryptomeria japonica chromosome 6, Sugi_1.0, whole genome shotgun sequence encodes:
- the LOC131044303 gene encoding ammonium transporter 3 member 1 has product MAGDWVDSGDNAWQMTAATIVGMQSVPGLVILYGSIVKKKWAVNSAFMALYAFAAVLVVWALFAFDLSFNSADTLVPLLWGKPSFKSLGQHFLFDAPNEAVKFPNATFVFFQFVFAAITLILIAGSLLGRMNFHAWMLFVPLWLIFSYSIGAYSLWTGLFHSMYPTIDFAGGYVIHLSSGVAGFTAAYWVGPRLTKDRERFPPNNVLLMLGGAGMLWLGWSGFNGGAPYSAGLIASLAVLNTHICAATSLLMWLCLDMMVFGKPSVIGAVQGMITGLVCITPGAGVVQPWAAILMGMLSGSVPWLTMMVVHKRSALLQKVDDTMGVFHTHAVAGLLGGILSGIFGHPTLCVSFFNSDLNKNPNPIGFIYSFNRKYYQHVDGYKYTHTGPVQILYQIFAAMFIIVLNVVMTSIICLVIRVIVPLRMPDDALEIGDDAAHGEEAYALWGDGEKLELSKHGGSQYEFEDMSGLPTTKKTAKAEA; this is encoded by the exons ATGGCTGGAGATTGGGTAGACAGTGGAGACAACGCATGGCAGATGACTGCGGCCACAATAGTAGGGATGCAGTCGGTGCCAGGGCTCGTCATTCTGTACGGCAGTATTGTGAAAAAGAAGTGGGCCGTCAACTCGGCCTTCATGGCTCTCTACGCCTTTGCAGCGGTGTTAGTGGTCTGGGCACTTTTTGCTTTCGACCTCTCCTTTAATTCTGCAGATACGCTTGTTCCACTCTTGTGGGGGAAGCCAAGTTTTAAGTCTCTGGGTCAACATTTCTTGTTCGATGCACCGAATGAAGCTGTTAAATTCCCTAACGCCACCTTCGTCTTCTTCCAGTTCGTCTTCGCCGCAATCACACTCATTCTCATCGCCGGCTCGCTTCTGGGGAGGATGAATTTCCATGCCTGGATGTTGTTCGTACCCTTATGGCTTATTTTTTCATACTCCATTGGCGCCTATTCCTTGTGGACTGGTTTGTTTCACTCTATGTATCCAACAATAGATTTCGCGGGAGGCTATGTTATCCACCTTTCATCGGGAGTAGCAGGATTCACTGCCGCCTACTGG GTTGGGCCGAGGTTGACGAAAGATCGAGAAAGATTTCCCCCGAATAATGTGCTGCTAATGCTGGGAGGCGCAGGTATGCTGTGGTTGGGATGGTCGGGATTTAACGGAGGAGCCCCCTATTCTGCCGGTCTAATTGCTTCCTTGGCGGTGCTCAACACACATATCTGCGCCGCCACTAGTCTGCTCATGTGGTTATGCCTCGATATGATGGTCTTTGGAAAGCCTTCCGTCATCGGTGCAGTGCAGGGGATGATCACCGGTCTCGTCTGCATCACTCCTGGAGCAG GTGTTGTGCAACCATGGGCAGCAATTCTGATGGGAATGCTTTCAGGCAGTGTTCCGTGGTTGACAATGATGGTTGTTCACAAGCGCTCAGCTCTTCTTCAGAAGGTGGATGACACCATGGGCGTTTTCCACACCCACGCTGTGGCGGGCCTTCTCGGAGGAATTCTTTCTGGCATTTTCGGCCATCCTACCCTCTGTGTCTCTTTCTTCAACTCTGATCTCAACAAAAACCCCAATCCCATTGGATTTATATACAGTTTCAATCGTAAGTACTATCAACATGTAGATGGTTACAAGTATACTCACACTGGTCCCGTACAAATCTTGTACCAAATATTCGCTGCGATGTTTATCATAGTGCTGAATGTGGTGATGACGAGCATTATATGCTTGGTGATTCGGGTGATCGTTCCCCTGCGGATGCCTGACGATGCACTGGAAATCGGAGACGACGCAGCGCATGGGGAAGAGGCTTACGCTTTGTGGGGCGACGGCGAGAAGCTGGAACTCTCAAAACATGGTGGATCCCAATATGAATTCGAAGACATGTCTGGCCTCCCCACCACCAAGAAGACTGCCAAAGCTGAAGCTTGA